The Branchiostoma floridae strain S238N-H82 chromosome 8, Bfl_VNyyK, whole genome shotgun sequence genome has a segment encoding these proteins:
- the LOC118421642 gene encoding surfeit locus protein 4-like isoform X2, whose amino-acid sequence MERQNELLSKAEDVADQILRHSKHVLPHIARLCLISTFLEDGIRMWFQWNEQRDYIEATWGCGYLLASLFVFINLVGQVGGCVMILSRQKVQWACGLLSAIIALQTIAYSILWDLNFLMRNMALAGGLLLLLAESKAEGRSLFAGVPTMGDNNPKTYMQLAGRILLILMFLTLIRFGAGYVQAFQNIVGLCLIILIAVGYKTKLSALVLVVQLTLLNFYLNDWWNIPDYKPMRDFLKYDFFQTMSVIGGLLLVVALGPGGVSVDERKKQW is encoded by the exons ATGGAGCGTCAAAACGAACTTCTTAGCAAGGCTGAAGACGTCGCCGATCAG ATTTTACGGCACAGCAAGCATGTCCTCCCGCACATCGCGCGCCTCTGCCTCATCTCCACGTTCCTGGAGGACGGCATCCGCATGTGGTTCCAGTGGAACGAGCAGCGCGACTACATCGAGGCCACCTGGGGCTGCGGCTACCTGCTGGCCTCGCTGTTCGTCTTCATCAACCTGGTGGGACAGGTGGGAGGGTGCGTGATGATCCTCAGCAGACAGAAGGTGCAGTGGGCCTGCGGACTGCTCTCCGCCATCATCGCCCTACAG ACTATAGCTTACAGTATTCTGTGGGACCTCAACTTCTTAATGAG GAACATGGCCCTCGCAGGGGGTCTCCTTCTCCTATTGGCTGAGAGTAAGGCTGAGGGGCGGAGCCTATTTGCAGGAGTCCCTACCATGGGAGACAACAACCCCAAGACTTACATGCAGCTGGCCGGACGTATCCTGCTCATCCTCATGTTTCTCACACTTATACGATTTGGGGCT GGATACGTCCAGGCTTTTCAGAACATAGTGGGCCTCTGTCTCATCATACTCATCGCCGTGGGATACAAGACGAAGCTGTCTGCACTAGTGCTGGTGGTCCAGCTCACCCTCCTCAACTTCTACCTGAACGACTGGTGGAACATCCCAGACTACAAGCCCATGCGCGACTTCCTAAAGTACGACTTCTTCCAGACCATGTCCGTGATTGGTGGACTGTTGCTCGTGGTGGCGCTAGGCCCCGGGGGAGTCAGCGTGGATGAGAGAAAAAAGCAGTGGTAG
- the LOC118421591 gene encoding prostaglandin E2 receptor EP2 subtype-like encodes MFLTPRTMNESDDGILWPIGSTIDDFGALWYVSYFTLIPGVIAGVLANVVFIVVSQEVFNQRPTIPNLLLKYLAWTDVLNCTFGLVPIIFAYHLKIFTKGVCAFHGTVFTAFSVASQMTVALMSIERYIALVHPFFYFKHLSSNHKKIIIAVYSIFVYSAVSASLPLFGLNRNVPHPPNSYCMFDWADQTPKGRLVVYLNLLNIFICLLIIVIMNGILGVYMYRLRKLRPRVPSVSTTSGNNQLPIDSRDRKLQLQMTKLTLVVAVVFFCCWFLFGLRILTNQLGVWRDDGLDWFSSRFMTLNSVINPFLYVIMWKPYRRGCWMLLKTCLHYMTCTLVTRPTMTLSETVSA; translated from the exons ATGTTTCTTACGCCCCGGACCATGAATGAATCGGACGACGGGATTCTCTGGCCCATTGGGTCGACTATTGACGACTTTGGTGCCCTCTGGTACGTGTCGTATTTCACCCTCATCCCCGGTGTGATCGCAGGAGTTTTAGCAAACGTCGTCTTCATTGTGGTCAGCCAAGAAGTCTTCAACCAGCGACCCACCATCCCTAACCTTCTCCTAAAGTACCTCGCGTGGACTGATGTTCTGAACTGTACATTCGGCCTTGTGCCAATCATCTTCGCctaccatcttaagatctttaCCAAAGGTGTCTGTGCGTTCCACGGAACTGTTTTCACCGCCTTTAGTGTCGCATCTCAAATGACCGTCGCCTTGATGTCTATTGAACGGTACATCGCTCTAGTCCATCCCTTCTTCTACTTCAAACATCTTTCCAGCAACCATAAGAAAATCATCATAGCGGTCTACTCAATATTTGTGTACTCGGCGGTCTCGGCGAGTTTGCCGCTCTTTGGGTTAAACAGAAACGTGCCCCATCCACCGAATTCGTACTGTATGTTCGACTGGGCTGACCAAACGCCAAAGGGCCGTCTGGTAGTGTATCTAAACCTACTGAATATTTTCATTTGCCTACTTATAATCGTGATAATGAACGGGATACtaggtgtgtacatgtatcggCTGAGGAAACTTCGTCCGCGGGTGCCTAGCGTATCCACCACATCTGGGAATAACCAGTTGCCGATCGATTCTCGAGATCGAAAGCTTCAGCTTCAGATGACGAAACTGACACTGGTGGTTGCGGTGGTGTTCTTCTGTTGTTGGTTTCTCTTTGGT TTACGAATCCTAACAAATCAGCTCGGAGTGTGGAGAGACGATGGCCTTGATTGGTTCTCATCTCGCTTCATGACGTTGAACAGCGTCATCAACCCTTTTCTCTACGTCATCATGTGGAAACCCTACCGCAGAGGATGCTGGATGTTGTTGAAGACCTGCCTACACTACATGACCTGTACCTTGGTCACACGACCGACAATGACACTGTCTGAAACTGTTTCCGCATAG
- the LOC118421642 gene encoding surfeit locus protein 4-like isoform X1 encodes MERQNELLSKAEDVADQILRHSKHVLPHIARLCLISTFLEDGIRMWFQWNEQRDYIEATWGCGYLLASLFVFINLVGQVGGCVMILSRQKVQWACGLLSAIIALQVFMYNLFTEFDYIFRQLALAGAIILLLAECFAETKPILAGVPTSEEDEMKKPKTYLQLVGRITVPLMFLPLVQFGKGYFHVLQNLVGFALMVLVMIGYKTKHAAVVLCLQLFVLNVYLHPWWMHRWGSAMQDYLKYDFFQTLSVIGGVLMVVVMGPGTLSLDERKKYE; translated from the exons ATGGAGCGTCAAAACGAACTTCTTAGCAAGGCTGAAGACGTCGCCGATCAG ATTTTACGGCACAGCAAGCATGTCCTCCCGCACATCGCGCGCCTCTGCCTCATCTCCACGTTCCTGGAGGACGGCATCCGCATGTGGTTCCAGTGGAACGAGCAGCGCGACTACATCGAGGCCACCTGGGGCTGCGGCTACCTGCTGGCCTCGCTGTTCGTCTTCATCAACCTGGTGGGACAGGTGGGAGGGTGCGTGATGATCCTCAGCAGACAGAAGGTGCAGTGGGCCTGCGGACTGCTCTCCGCCATCATCGCCCTACAG GTCTTCATGTATAACCTGTTTACGGAGTTTGACTACATCTTCAG GCAACTGGCTCTGGCGGGTGCCATCATCCTCCTTCTCGCAGAGTGCTTCGCGGAAACCAAGCCGATCCTCGCTGGAGTTCCCACCTCCGAGGAGGATGAGATGAAGAAACCGAAAACGTACCTCCAGCTGGTTGGTCGAATCACCGTTCCGCTGATGTTCCTCCCCCTGGTGCAGTTTGGGAAGGGTTACTTCCACGTGCTGCAGAATCTCGTCGGGTTCGCCCTCATGGTGCTTGTGATGATCGGCTACAAGACGAAGCACGCGGCGGTGGTCCTGTGTCTCCAACTCTTCGTCCTGAACGTGTACCTGCACCCGTGGTGGATGCACCGCTGGGGCAGCGCCATGCAGGACTACCTCAAGTACGACTTCTTCCAGACGCTGTCCGTCATCGGAGGCGTGCTGATGGTCGTGGTGATGGGCCCGGGAACACTGAGTCTGGACGAACGGAAGAAATACGAGTAA
- the LOC118421480 gene encoding prostaglandin E2 receptor EP2 subtype-like, whose product MDESNSDIQWPVGSTVDDIGPLWYLSYFTLVPCVIAGFITNIFFIVVSQEVFNQRPTIPNLLLKYLAWTDVLNCSFGVVPIILAYHLKIFTKAVCAFHGTVFTAFSVASQMIVALMSIDRYIALVHPFFYSKHLVKRHGKMAVAVYIIFVYSAVSASLPLWGLNKNVPHPPNSYCMFDWADQTPKGRLVVYLNLLNTFLCLLIIMIMNGIVGLYMYRLRRLRPRQVACVSSETRTQRQEDSFNRRLQLQMTKLTLVVAVVFFCCWFPFAFRILTNQLRVLENEDADWFVSRLMAMNSVINPFLYVIMWKPYRKGCWMLLKTCLHYLTCTFLNQPTMTLSETVSL is encoded by the exons ATGGATGAATCAAATAGTGACATTCAGTGGCCTGTCGGGTCAACCGTTGACGACATCGGCCCCTTGTGGTACCTATCGTACTTCACTCTGGTCCCATGTGTCATTGCTGGGTTCATAACGAATATCTTCTTCATTGTGGTCAGCCAAGAGGTCTTCAACCAGCGACCCACCATCCCCAACCTTCTTCTCAAGTACCTCGCGTGGACTGATGTTCTGAACTGCTCCTTTGGTGTTGTACCAATCATCTTGGCctaccatcttaagatctttaCCAAAGCAGTCTGCGCGTTCCACGGAACAGTTTTCACTGCTTTTAGCGTAGCGTCTCAAATGATCGTTGCCTTGATGTCGATCGACCGGTACATCGCTCTAGTCCATCCTTTCTTCTACTCCAAACACCTCGTCAAACGTCATGGGAAAATGGCTGTAGCCGTTTACATAATCTTCGTGTACTCGGCAGTCTCGGCGAGTTTACCGCTTTGGGGACTCAACAAAAACGTACCCCATCCACCGAACTCGTACTGTATGTTCGACTGGGCTGACCAAACGCCAAAGGGACGTTTAGTGGTGTACTTGAAcctcctgaacacgtttctgTGTTTACTTATAATAATGATCATGAACGGGATCGtaggtttgtacatgtatcggCTAAGGAGACTTCGTCCAAGGCAAGTGGCTTGCGTCTCTTCTGAAACTCGAACGCAGAGGCAAGAAGATTCTTTTAACAGGAGGCTTCAACTTCAAATGACAAAGTTGACGTTGGTGGTTGCAGTGGTGTTCTTCTGTTGTTGGTTTCCCTTTGCC TTCCGCATCCTGACCAATCAGCTCAGAGTATTGGAAAACGAAGACGCTGATTGGTTCGTGTCTCGTCTAATGGCCATGAACAGCGTCATCAACCCTTTCCTCTACGTCATCATGTGGAAACCCTACCGCAAGGGATGCTGGATGTTGTTAAAGACCTGTTTACACTACTTGACCTGTACCTTTCTAAACCAACCGACTATGACTCTATCTGAAACTGTTTCTTTATAA